tggaaTCCTGTGGGAAACTGCAAATGATGGTACGTAggaaagcaaagtaaaactgaatagaaagcatttttttcatgaagaaaCTGAACTAATTAGTGATGTGTTGTGGCTGGGCCTAGTCAAAGGTGAAACTTGGGGTGCCTCACTAATGATGCCAAGTACTAATTACTTGAATTTGATTTTGCTGAGTGAACAGTGTTGGTATGTGCCTTCTTGCAAGTGTATACCAGGTAATTAACCAAGTAAAGGGGGGAAGTAAAAGTACAGTTTAGGAGGAAAGGTTGGAGAAAAGCTGAGTTAGGTAGTTTGCTAATGGCTCACGGTTTATCAACCCCAATCCAGCTTTATATTCACTCAGATTTCTGTAGCTGTTTTAATTGTCATTGCTGTGAATTAgtctgtggttttggttttccccaccagcttgctgctgtggcTGACTCATGAACCTTGCTGCAATAATGTCCTTGTAGACTAAATTTTTTTCACTCAAGATTTTCCACTGTAACTAGAATTAAAATTCTTGTTTGTGTCATATGTCACCAATCAAGTTACATTAACATATTTCTTTTGTAGTTATTCCTAATACATATAAGAATTATTAGGTGATGTACAcgtctttaaaaagaaagtctAGAGGATGTGTCACAACATatgagaagaagagaaaatgaaaggagtTGAATTGTAAATACTTGTCAGTTCAAGCAGAGAAACATTCTGCAGAACCCAAGGCATTAGCATGTTTAAGCAGCTTAGCCTGGATGGACTGTGGTCCTAACACAGCACTAAATGGGTCACTGCTGGGTGTATGCATGTCTTTCCACCCAGTGCTGTTAATTAGCTGCAGGTAAAGTCTTTGGAATTCTGGCTGTTACAGTAATAAGTATGAACTTTGTGTTACTTAGTCATTTTGTTAAcaaatttttttactttgcaaTGGAATATGTTAAAAGTCACTATCACAGTCCCAAGAGTGATGTAAAGAAACGCAAATTTGCAGTAAATCTGTGGTTATCTTCAGATCCATTCATACTCAATAGGCCCACTTAACACAGAAGCATTTAAGGTTTTTTCCAACAAAAATGTTGATGTGGAGCTGTGTGATTACAGTTTTCAAAGCAGCCTTACAGGAAGCTTGTTTGCACTGACCTTGGGCAGTCAGTTTTGTCAGCTTCAGTAAACTTCAGTTGTTCCTGCAGAGTTCGAAGACCCTGCTGCCCTGGTGGTGCTGGCAGAGGAAGAGCTGGTGGTCATAGACTTGAAAAGTGCAGGCTGGCCAGCGGTGCACCCTCCATACCTGGCCTCCCTGCACTGCTCAGCCATCACCTGCTCTCACCACGTCTCCAACATCCCACTGAAACTCTGGGAGCGTATTATCAGCGCTGGGAGCAAGCAGAACATTCACTACTCCAGTATGGTATGGCAGCTGTGTGACCCCCCGTGTGTCCTCCTGTGTTTAGGTCAGTGTGACTGCCCAGGGTGTGGGTGGTCTGTGTTGATGATGATCTGCAGAGGGTTCAGCCCCACCAGACACTGTCCTGTCTCTTAACAGGGTTGAGAGAGGCTTTTCCCAAAGCACCACCAGTACAATTAAACTGGGGAATtaaagtgtgattttttttaagctttgaCAAGCCAGAGGGGAAGTCTGAGTGTTCCCAGCCGTCAAGGGTAACAAAGTTCTCATGTAAAAGCTTGAAGCTTCTTGGGGAAATGTGTAGAATGCCTTCTAAAAGACACAGTTGGTGTCAGAATGGGAACATCTAATCCAAACAAAAGCTGACAGCATGGACTGTTTCACTCCCACTTGCACTGGAGTTCATGCCCTCCTGCTGACTTTATATTCTCTCCACACTGTCACTGCCTAGGCAGTCACACACTTCTCTTACTGTATTCGTAGCCGTGGCCGATTGATGGTGGCACCAACATCGCTCCAGATCCTCCGCAGAGGGACTTGCTGCTTACAGGGTGGGTATACTGACCTGAGAACCATCAGGGAGCCTTTTCCAGTTCCAGTTCCCCTTTTCTGACTGACTGAGGTTTTCCTGGGGAGTTAAAGTCTGCACATCTTCTTAGGGCAGAGACTGCAGCTTTAGTgtagctgtgctgctggctttgTAAAGCcaatttattttgctgcttctgAACAAACAGGTCATGATGTCCACAGATAAACCAGAAAGTGGCTGATTTTTAGTTTTGATGTGTTATCCATTCCCCCTACTCTCAAAGTGTGTAGGAGTGCAGGCACTAATCCAGCCTGGTTCAAAGGCAGCAGTGTAAAAGTGGAGCTTAATCTTTCAtgttttgaagcatttttcCCTCTACCTTACACTCTGAATCTTAAAATAGAGGTTAGCTTGGACTCCTGTCTGCTTTGATCAGCAGGAACAGATCTAGCTAAGAGGTGGAAGTAGCTAGCAAGAGCTTGGCTCATTGCATAAAAATGtaccattttcttttcaaagcacTTTTGAGAGTTTCAGTGGGCTGTTCCTCAGATTTCATCTTTGATGGAACATGTTAGAAGCTCCAACCCTTGTGTTGGAAGAGTGTTGCAAATTTTCACCTGGACACCTAAGATTAAAGCTtgacttttttaaattttattttattttttcccttccctggcagTAACAGTATTTTTGCCTGGATGAGTTTTTCCTTCCATATGCTAagctttttgccttttccatgtCTTTTTGACATAATCTTAAATTAACATGATGGTGTCAGATCACCAAGAACAcctggattaaaaaaaacccaacaacctaaaacaaaaccaaaaaaccacaaaaaatacaCAAGTAGCCAAAAATCTTTCTCTttgtgcttcattttttttggtTCTGTATTTTCCCCTCTGTGTTACCCTCCATGTGCTGTTCTCCTGTGTGATGTGTGCTCCTGTATCCTCCCCTCCAGGCATGAGGATGGCACAGTGAGGTTTTGGGATGCCTCTGGTGTCTGCTTGCACCTCCTTTATAAACTGAGCACAGTGAGAGTGTTCCTCACAGATGCTGATCCCAATGACAACATGAACACCCTGGGGGAGGACGAATGGCCTCCACTCCGCAAGGTAAGAGAGCTGCTGCTTGTAGAAACATCCTGAAAACCTGGTGAGTTCTCATTCCTGCCCCAGTTAAAGAACAGCCCCTTTCTGTTCTCTTGCCTAGGTTGGTACCTTTGATCCTTACAGTGATGATCCAAGACTTGGGATCCAGAAGATCTACCTGTGTAAATACAGTGGATACTTGGCTGTAGCTGGTACAGCAGGACAGGTATTGGAATATGAACAATCAACATAAACATGGTTTTCAGTGCAGGTTTCAGTCTAATCTGGAGATCTGCTAAAATTTGAAATGCTCATTTATCTCATGGTAAATTTATCTGTTTTCTGGAAATGCTTCATGAGACACTGCTCTGGTGAGGCCCCACCTGGAGCACTGTATCCAGCACAGCAAGGCCATAGAGCTGGTGGAGTGAATCCAGAGGAGGCCAAGTtgattagagggatggagcagctctgctgtgaggaaaggctgggagaattgggatccttcagcctggagaagggaaggtttggggtcACCGAATTTCAGCCTTCTGGTACTTGAAAAGAGCCTACAAGAAGCATGGATAGAGACTATTTCCAAGGGGGAGTAGCTTCAAACTGACggagagcaggtttagattagatattagataggaagaacttctttactgtgaggttgGTGAGGCCCTATAACAGGTTGCCTGGAGGAGTTGTGCatgtcccatccctgaaagtgtttaaggccaggtaGGATGGAACTCTGAGCAGaaaaggtgtccctgtgcctggcaggggttagaactaggtgatctttaaggtgccttctaacccaaaccattctggggttttctgttttctctagTTGTTACTTTAGACATTATCTGCTGTTATTTATATGTCCTGAGAGGTGTTGTAGTTTAGCAGCTGTAGGGAAAGGCTGCAGTTTGGAGAtctgcctgcacagcaaaaGCTGTACTAAAGGTTGTTCTCTTTCTTCCAGGTGCTGGTGATGGAACTGAATGATGAGGATGCAGAACATGTGGTGGACCATGCTGAAGCAGATCTCCTGCAGGACCAAGAGGGCTATCGATGGAAGGGTCACGAGAAGCTAAAAACTCGAGATGGGCCCGTTCGATTTGAAGCTGGTTTTCAGCCATTTGTCCTTGTCCAATGCCACCCACCAGCAGTGGTCACCTCTTTGGCCCTGCACTCGGAGTGGAAGCTTGTGGCCTTTGGTACAAGTCATGGGTTTGGGCTTTTTGACCATCAGCAGAAGCGACTGGTCTTTGTCAAGTAAGTTTTATCTTGCTAGGGGGTGTGTGGTACCTTATGTTAATGATGACCTGGAATTACTAACAAAGCAAGATGTGAGAAGTGATTTCTCAAGAGCTGTCACAGTAGCAAGAAGTTCTGCTTCTTATTTCTCTAGCCTTGAAAATCTTCCAGAATATATGTGTGTTCCAACATTTGTGTTTATGCTGTTGTATTCCTGGGAGTGATTGTCACCCAGTAGAAGGTGACCACGTGGCTACTGTCTCCCTCTTCCAGGTGCACACTGCATCCCAGTGACCAGCTGGCCTTAGAAGGTCCCCTGTCTCGGGTGAAGTCCTTGAAGAAGTCCCTCCGTCAGTCCTTCCGGCGGATCAGAAGAAGCCGTGTGTCCAGTAGGAAGCGACGAGGCGGTGGTGGGAATTCCTCAGAGGTGAGACATTCACCTTTTTGGGATCTGTTTGCAGCTTGGAGGCTGCTGAGACTGCCTAGAGCAGGAGGTGGTCTCAGCCCTGCTATCAAACCAGTAGCTCTTGGTATGAGGGGAAAATGGCGATTTCTGATGTTGCTCTGTTAGATAAAAACAGGCACATTTTTACAGAAGATCAGTTCAGATGACAAGTTCACTGGTGTGACTCTGCTGTGCCTTTCTATTGCTtccactctctctctctctccctgctgtgtCTATCCCTGACTGACAGAGTGTCTCCTCACCTGCAAAGGTGCAAGAAGCAAATGCCAGGTTTGACCAGGATGCGTTGCAGGAGATGGAACTGGCTCCAGTCCAGCGCAAGATCGAAGCACGCTCAGCAGAAGACTCTTTCACTGGCTTTGTGCGAACCTTGTATTTTGCTGATACCTTCCTGAGAGACAGTGAGTAGGAAAAGCATCTCTCTCTTCTTCCAAATGGGTTTTTACTTCTGCCAAGGAGTGTATTAGGATTTACTGCCAGGAAAACTCAGCACCTCCTGTGTCCTactttgtgctgtgctggaaaacCAATATAGAAGAAGAGCATATGTTGTCATACAGAATTGTTATTTAGCCATTCTGGGCTGCTGGCTAATCCAAGGCAAGTGGCAGTTCATCTCTGAATCAAGTCTGTATATATCATTTTCAAACATGCTGGATTTGCATCTGACTTTTTAATATAAACTTTTCCTTCTCTTATTGCTCTGAAGTTCACCCCTGTCTCTGCTAGAGACTTTTAATTTTGGTGAAGCTGGTGGCTGGTTGTGGATCAGAGCCCAAACTGATAGCATGCACAAGTTTACTCTGCTCATCTGTGATATAAATGTGTGGAAACTGGACATTGCAATTGTGGTTCATGTGGTGGTACTTTTGCCTTTGCTCACGTGCAGTGCCTTTTCTAAGGGCTGCTGGTGGACATGTGTTGGGAAAAGAATGTTAAGAACTTGCAGTTTGCCTGGCAGGTCTCCCCTAATATAAAGTTATTTAGGGTGCAAACAGAGGGAGGTTTTGTATAGCCAGGGAAAGCTGTTATGTCATGGATGGTGCTTTGCTCATGGGCTTTTTTGTCACTGCAGGCTCCCGgcactgcccatccctgtgggcTGGCACCAATGGAGGGACAGTCTACGCTTTTTGTTTACGTGTTCCTCCAGCTGAGAGGAGGATGGATGAGCCtgtgagggcagagcagggtAAGTGCTTTGTGAAAGCAGGGTTCTGCTGGATCTGAGCCATCACTCACAGGAGTTGTGGCCAGAAAAGCAGGGTCGCTCAATTAGTTCTGTTTATCAGTGATTGGAGCCAAGTGTGGCAGTGTCTGAGCTAAGCAATgttcactgcagcagctgaactGGAGCTCCAGCACTGCTTGATGTGCCTCAACCTCATTTCTAACTCACTTGAGAAATGTAAATTTGTGTCAGCTGTCACTGAAGTTTGCCATCAACTCTCACTGCACATGTCTGTTGTTCTGACAGCTGGGCCTGTTGTCTTTATGTGACAACAGTTTCATCAGTCCGGTCAGAATGCCCTAATGCCCTTCAATTACCAAATCTTTTTAGGCAGCATTTCTATAACCACAGTATATAGGTCTCCAGCGCTGAGAGGATGTGAATGAGTTTCTAACAGTGTTTCTGACTAGACtcctatttgttttttctatttgtttttcctccttatCTTGCCTGTCTAGCCAAAGAGATTCAGCTGATGCACAGGGCTCCTGTTGTGGGGATACTTGTGTTGGATGGACGCAGCACTCCCCTCCCAGAACCTCTAGAAGTAGCACATGACCTTTCCAAGAGTCCTGATATGCAAGGCAGCCACCAGCTGCTGGTGGTATCTGAAGAGCAGTTTAAGGTGAGTGTCACCTACTGAGGGAGGTGCCTTTGAATTGTGCATGAAATCTGCTAAAGCACTGGGCACTGCTCAGTGGAGAGAGAACTCTTGGGAGTTCTTGTTCTCCTGTACGTGAAgaacagccctggagcagcacttCAGTACAGTCCATAAATCAGGTGTGTGCTGGCAAACTGGGTGTTCAGCATAGTGCTGCACATGCTGAATATAAAAATGTTATGCCTGCATTACATTACTCTCTTCGGACAaggcagcttttgcttttgagTAAGAGCTTTTCTGTTGTTAGTACAGAAGCAGAAATTTGTAGGTATTTTTTGAAGTAGCTTGAAAGTTTCTTGTTTTGCACACTAACTCAAACCCTGTTCTCTTTCTGTATTAATTTGTAGCCAAATAGGGGAAGAGTTTCAAAAAACTAGGGAAGTGCAGTTACAGCCTGAAGGGTAAAACTGGTGTCAGAACAGAAATTCTCACATTGCCTGTGGCTGACTCGTTCTCATGCCATGAGCAGGGGGGTGGCTCTGgttacatctgtgtgtattcCCTGTGAATGGAGACATTATCCAGGGAGAGAACAGCAGctgtcctggggagctgctgctgctgcctttgtgcaggAAGAGGTGTCAGTGTCTCATTTCTGTGACAGGTCTTCACGTTGCCCAAGGTCAGCTCCAAACTGAAGCTCAAGCTGACAGCCCTGGAAGGCTGCAGGGTACGGAAGGTGACAGTTGCCAACTTTGGCAGCTGCAAGACTGATGATTACAGCGAGAATGACCTGGCAGTGCTGACCAACCTGGGAGACATCCAGATCATCTCCCTGCCCTTCCTCAAGCTGCAGATCCGCTACCCCTGCATCCGCAAGGAGGATGTGAGTGGCATTGCATCCTGTGTCTTCACCAAATATGGCCAAGGTGAGGTGGGCTCCTCCCAGATCATCCCTCTTGTTGTGGGTTTGAGACAATGGGTAACAGCTTAGTGTTTTTTAGCTGGCTTTGTACACATGTAGGACTATTTCAGAAATGTGTTCATTGTGTTTCTGGGTAGTACCAGCTGCCAACAGGTACTAACACATGATTTAGAAGAAGTAGGAGTGAGTTTATTCCATTCCTGCTAATGAATACAGGAGTGAATAGTGGTTTTCAGCTTGGATGTGCCCCTTAGATAAATTCCACCTGGCCGCTCTCCTCTCGTCTGGTGTGGGGGGAATGGTTCTCTAAGCAGGGGGCTCTGGGAAATGGCTCCACTGTGCCTCCTGTACAAGCCTGTGTCTCAGCACTCACATTACAAAACAGGGATCCAACATCTGCTGAAGATGGATCACGGCTTTCCAGTTCATTTCTTGtgtatttctgtgctgtttttccCAAGTGTCAGGACAGGAGAACAGAATTATGTCTCAGCATAACCTGAAATTGCTACTAAATTGCATAGAGTCTAGGCTAaccagagaggagctggggtAATATCTTCCTCAATGATCTCTCTTTGCTTAGatagaaggaaaagaaaacccttTCTGCCAAACATAGATCATGCCTAGATCTATTATTTTTTAGCATCACCTTTGTTTCTGGAACTGTTTCCTGACAAATGCCCTTACAAATTTCTAATCCCCTGTAGGTTTCTATCTGATCTCACCATCGGAGTTTGAGAGGTTTTCCCTTTCCACCAAATGGTTGGTGGAGCCCCGGTGCATTGTGGATGTGCCAGAAGTGACAAGCAACAATCACGTGCACAAGTCTGGCACAGAGAATGCTGCAAGGAAATCCAGGTAATGTCTGTAACACTCTTGCACACTGAGCGTGTCTGAGTagggaggaaagaaaacccCCTTGGAGTTAACATCCAGACAGGGACTGGCATCAGGAAATGGAACCTTCCCCCTGATGGTTTTCCTACTTGGAGTACATTTGGTAGGACAAAGCAGGAAGCTTTGGAACTGCTATCCCTAAGCTGGAGTCACAAACTCAGAGCAAACCctggtttgctttgcttgttCCCAAGTGCTGAGGCTGAGCTGTTGCTCTGTGAAGGAAAATACAGagttcttcctctcctcttggGATATCAGCAAGTAACAGTAGATCTGACACTCACAGAGATCCTACAGGAATTTTATTCCAAGAGTTTAGAAGTGTTCTGTGGTGCTTGCAGACTTCTGCATCACCAGTATGTGGTGAAACCCTACACTCAGCAAACCATTTAGTTGATGTACACTGGAACCTCTTGTAGCTGCCAAGAACACACAGGAACTCTCTGCACCCCTGTTCCTCAGCATCAGTAATCATTTTCtgcctcctttccttttttaggGGACCAGGAAAGAGTCCAGGTGACTGTGGAGAAGATggtaagtgaaaaaaataagtgtACTGAGGGTAGCATGGTGTGTGTAAACCTCAAAATGTCTTTCCTATTGCTACAGTTGATATTTTCTAcccaagaaagggaaaaataaggagGGATGTGCAGAAAACATTGTGGCCTGCCTGGATTGTATTTCAGGTGATAGCTCTGAAGTAAGTTGCATGTAGAAGGTTCCCTTAAAGGATAGAATAGAGTCTTTGCTGGAGGAAAGGTCTGAACTTACTTACATCTTCTTTTACCCAAACTActattgctgaaaaaaaaaccagttgaGTGTGTGAGAGACTTTAAGGATTAGTTGTGAAGCATTCAGTGAAGTTGAAAAGTAGTTAACATGGGGAAAAATCCAGTTCCATTGTGCATTTCTCCAAAACTGCActtatttcaggaaaatactGTTAGGTAAAAGATTTTCGTCCTACTCTTTTTTAGAAAGGAAGTCTGGGAGGCTGATGGAACATGCCTTACTCAATGATGAAAGTGAGTGAGAAGAAGTCTTGCTGCTGAGAGGGAAGGTGCCTTTCTGGGTGGGAAAAGAAGATAGCTgctgggaattttgtggattccAGTTCCAAGGGATCTGTAATTACTGGTAGAAATGCTGGGTTTTCTTGAATCTCCAGAAATGAGGGGTTGGAGAGATAGCCATGCCCTTGGGCAGGGGTtgttctgcagagctgcattCCCTGCTGAGATAAGAGAAGGATCTTTATTTCCAGTAGGACTTGTGTAAGATGACAGCTGGAACAGACAGTTCCTTTTGGGCTCTGCTACACAGGGATTGGCAACGTTTCTTCTGGCAAATGACTGCTTCAGTCCTGTGTGCCAGCCTCCTGCCCAGTAAAAACCTGGTTGAAGAGGCAGTGATGATCTAAGGACTGACCTCTGAGCTGTGGGAGGCAGGTTCTGGAGGCTGTTTAGTGGGGAGGTGGAATGTGGTCAGGCAGCTGCCTGAAAGCAGATCCCTGCTGGTTTGGCTCACTGCTTTAACCCTCTGCTTTCCAGAAGTGCTGAAGGAGATCCAGAGTACTCTGGAGGGGGGCAGAGGGTGAGTATCAACCAACTTCTCTTCCTGATGGCTGGGactggcaggggaggagggcAGATCGAGGTGACAGCAGGGGGGTGCCCTCTTGATGGAAGGGATCCTTCTGCTGGAATCTGGTCACATGTGCATCCCACAAGCTACCAAAGGGCAAAAATGAGAGGCAGGTTCTCTTTCACATGCTGTCCCTTGACGTTTTTTTTATGAATAATGCTTTGTCTCTTTCTCTCCGAAAAGCAGGAGAGATCACATTCCCACATCCCCAAGGAACAGGACTCTGAGTATTCGCATACAGGTTTCTATTTGTGTCAACCCATACTGATCTAAGGGCAGGCCACATGGGCTTAGATGGTCAAGGATGGGACTCTGGAGTTTCAATCCTGGCTTGACACTGTCCCTTGGATGTGTTCAGTGTCTCTGCTCCCATTCTGTCTGTACAATAGAGCTGAGCTACCACCACGGCTGCGGGGCTTTATCTCATCTCCCTGGAACGGTCAGGGGCTACCAAGTGTAGGCAAAGGACTACTGTGTGCAAAGGATGCAGGAAGCTTGGTGGGACTGGTAACTGCTGGTGTGGAAGGATCAGTGACTGCCTGAcatgctctgctctgtgcactTCCTCTGGACACTACCTCATCCTGGTCTTCTGTCAGCATCTGGGAGTGGATGGGATGAGACTGCATTGCAATAATCTCCTCTTTTCTTGTGTCATTGCAGAAGCTATGCAGAAAGAAATTTGGCAAGAAGTCAGTTAGGACATGGACTAAGTAATGGAGGAGGTAGGTGAGGCTAAAGATATTTGAAGCAGCCAAAGGAAGCATGAAGTAGAATGAAATTTCTTCATAAGCTTCAGCTTATTTAAATGCTTTGTGCAGAACTCTGACCTGAATTTTCAGGGTGGGAATCTGCTGGCTGAGTGGTGTGTGAGCATTATTCAGCACCTTATGTGCTACACCAGCGGTAAAGGAAGAGCTAAAAATCCTTTGAAGGCTCCTGACTCTTACCCTTATCAAAGTGAGCTGGTGAGGTAGccagagctcccagcagcaATCTGAGTGTATCAGCTCATTAGCTCTCATTAAGATTTCAATGCCTGCCTTTTCAAATGGCTTTTGCATTCTTCCCTCCTACAGCAGATTGACCAGAACTCATCGAGGACTTCCTGGCATTGGATCGAGTGCCATAACACTACTGACTGGGCAAACCGTCCCTGGGGAGAAggcaccagtgct
This window of the Poecile atricapillus isolate bPoeAtr1 chromosome 17, bPoeAtr1.hap1, whole genome shotgun sequence genome carries:
- the LLGL2 gene encoding LLGL scribble cell polarity complex component 2 isoform X1, with translation MRRFLRPGHDPVRERLKRDLFQFNKTVEHGFPHQPSALGYSPFFRLMAIGTRSGAIKLYGAPGVEFMGLHEENNTVMQIHFIPDQCQLVTLLDDNSLHLWSLKQHKGASELREEHRFTLKGPPGSPPSATQVTAVLPHSSREVLYLGTESGNIFVVELPSFRVLEDRTITPEAVLQRIPEDNCNRRSCELVEALREHPKNPSQILIGYSRGLIVLWDLQNNKATHHFLGSQQLENLYWQRDGSKFISCHSDGSYTQWPVSSDNRQAEPLENTVPYGPFPCKAISKIYWQTTKNGLPYIIFQGGMPRASYGDRHSISVIHGSQQTAFDFTSRVIDFFIIFSSDPAAEFEDPAALVVLAEEELVVIDLKSAGWPAVHPPYLASLHCSAITCSHHVSNIPLKLWERIISAGSKQNIHYSSMPWPIDGGTNIAPDPPQRDLLLTGHEDGTVRFWDASGVCLHLLYKLSTVRVFLTDADPNDNMNTLGEDEWPPLRKVGTFDPYSDDPRLGIQKIYLCKYSGYLAVAGTAGQVLVMELNDEDAEHVVDHAEADLLQDQEGYRWKGHEKLKTRDGPVRFEAGFQPFVLVQCHPPAVVTSLALHSEWKLVAFGTSHGFGLFDHQQKRLVFVKCTLHPSDQLALEGPLSRVKSLKKSLRQSFRRIRRSRVSSRKRRGGGGNSSESVSSPAKVQEANARFDQDALQEMELAPVQRKIEARSAEDSFTGFVRTLYFADTFLRDSSRHCPSLWAGTNGGTVYAFCLRVPPAERRMDEPVRAEQAKEIQLMHRAPVVGILVLDGRSTPLPEPLEVAHDLSKSPDMQGSHQLLVVSEEQFKVFTLPKVSSKLKLKLTALEGCRVRKVTVANFGSCKTDDYSENDLAVLTNLGDIQIISLPFLKLQIRYPCIRKEDVSGIASCVFTKYGQGFYLISPSEFERFSLSTKWLVEPRCIVDVPEVTSNNHVHKSGTENAARKSRGPGKSPGDCGEDERKSGRLMEHALLNDEKVLKEIQSTLEGGRGSYAERNLARSQLGHGLSNGGAD
- the LLGL2 gene encoding LLGL scribble cell polarity complex component 2 isoform X2; the encoded protein is MRRFLRPGHDPVRERLKRDLFQFNKTVEHGFPHQPSALGYSPFFRLMAIGTRSGAIKLYGAPGVEFMGLHEENNTVMQIHFIPDQCQLVTLLDDNSLHLWSLKQHKGASELREEHRFTLKGPPGSPPSATQVTAVLPHSSREVLYLGTESGNIFVVELPSFRVLEDRTITPEAVLQRIPEDNCNRRSCELVEALREHPKNPSQILIGYSRGLIVLWDLQNNKATHHFLGSQQLENLYWQRDGSKFISCHSDGSYTQWPVSSDNRQAEPLENTVPYGPFPCKAISKIYWQTTKNGLPYIIFQGGMPRASYGDRHSISVIHGSQQTAFDFTSRVIDFFIIFSSDPAAEFEDPAALVVLAEEELVVIDLKSAGWPAVHPPYLASLHCSAITCSHHVSNIPLKLWERIISAGSKQNIHYSSMPWPIDGGTNIAPDPPQRDLLLTGHEDGTVRFWDASGVCLHLLYKLSTVRVFLTDADPNDNMNTLGEDEWPPLRKVGTFDPYSDDPRLGIQKIYLCKYSGYLAVAGTAGQVLVMELNDEDAEHVVDHAEADLLQDQEGYRWKGHEKLKTRDGPVRFEAGFQPFVLVQCHPPAVVTSLALHSEWKLVAFGTSHGFGLFDHQQKRLVFVKCTLHPSDQLALEGPLSRVKSLKKSLRQSFRRIRRSRVSSRKRRGGGGNSSEVQEANARFDQDALQEMELAPVQRKIEARSAEDSFTGFVRTLYFADTFLRDSSRHCPSLWAGTNGGTVYAFCLRVPPAERRMDEPVRAEQAKEIQLMHRAPVVGILVLDGRSTPLPEPLEVAHDLSKSPDMQGSHQLLVVSEEQFKVFTLPKVSSKLKLKLTALEGCRVRKVTVANFGSCKTDDYSENDLAVLTNLGDIQIISLPFLKLQIRYPCIRKEDVSGIASCVFTKYGQGFYLISPSEFERFSLSTKWLVEPRCIVDVPEVTSNNHVHKSGTENAARKSRGPGKSPGDCGEDERKSGRLMEHALLNDEKVLKEIQSTLEGGRGSYAERNLARSQLGHGLSNGGAD